A genomic window from Quercus lobata isolate SW786 chromosome 10, ValleyOak3.0 Primary Assembly, whole genome shotgun sequence includes:
- the LOC115966063 gene encoding uncharacterized protein LOC115966063, whose protein sequence is MKFLILHKYELLLGRPIPREVREMILPVDDWNAISFDLMQGLSNLEELKVKNYGGIHEVIKLEGLLTIKGEQDLLLPRLKNMLLIGLHELRCIWKGATKLINLNNLEDLEVIGCKKLTHLFTPALAQSLQKLKSLKIERCDELEHLIVENVEEQVSSESHLQLLCFPKLKRVHVRYCNKLKYLFPMTVADSLLELKILIVKENSQLMEVFTHEGDAGVPKYVTLPQLEFMGLKGLPSLFNFCPNNYQFILPKWCQLEVKSCKNMRTTFTRTPDRSVLINGEVAQIDEPTGISTISPVLTICPADNDITWRTDRKRDNNSEDDILWLLIGWMELLILELDSH, encoded by the exons ATGAAGTTTCTTATATTGCATAAATATGAACTTTTATTGGGAAGGCCAATTCCACGAGAAGTGAGAGAAATG ATCTTGCCTGTGGACGATTGGAATGCAATTTCATTTGATTTGATGCAAGGTTTGTCAAATTTGGAagaattaaaagttaaaaattatgGAGGAATCCATGAGGTGATTAAGCTTGAAGGGCTTCTTACTATAAAAGGAGAACAGGATCTGTTACTTCCAAGATTGAAGAACATGTTGTTGATTGGTCTACATGAACTGAGGTGCATATGGAAAGGCGCAACTAAACTTATTAATCTTAACAATCTTGAAGATTTAGAAGTCATCGGGTGCAAAAAATTGACGCATCTCTTCACACCGGCCCTCGCTCAAAGCTTACAAAAGTTGAAATCTCTTAAAATTGAAAGGTGTGACGAATTGGAGCATCTAATTGTTGAAAATGTAGAAGAACAGGTCTCATCAGAGAGTCATCTCCAACTTTTATGCTTCCCTAAACTGAAAAGAGTCCATGTCAGATACTGCAATAAATTGAAATATCTCTTCCCCATGACCGTCGCTGATAGTCTTTTAGAACTAAAGATTCTCATAGTAAAAGAAAACTCTCAATTAATGGAAGTATTCACACATGAAGGAGACGCTGGAGTTCCGAAATATGTAACGCTCCCTCAACTAGAATTTATGGGACTCAAAGGTCTACCAAGCCTTTTTAACTTCTGCCCAAACAACTATCAGTTTATATTGCCAAAATGGTGCCAGTTAGAAGTGAAAAGCTGTAAGAACATGAGGACGACTTTTACCCGTACTCCAGACAGAAGTGTGCTTATAAATGGAGAG GTAGCCCAGATCGACGAGCCTACAGGGATTTCAACAATTTCTCCAGTGCTTACCATATGCCCTGCCGACAACGATATAACATGGAGGAcag ACCGCAAACGGGATAATAACTCCGAAGATGATATTTTGTGGCTGTTGATTGGATGGATGGAGCTGCTAATTCTGGAGTTGGACTCGCATTAG